TTGCATTTGGAATACATGCAGAATAGCACCTCTTCAAACTGGCGATCATTTGTCAGGCGTCGAAAACGGCGAGAAACTTGTCGAAAACAGAAGAAAGAGGCTGAGTCTTCATCATGGATAAGGGTGTCGATGATCTCTAGGAGTATTTCGTCCGGGAGGATGTAGATGTGACTATTCACAGCGTTGTATAGAgccgacgagaccaagggGTCAGGAGTCACCGGCGGCTCGGTGTCGTCTCTATTTTCCGAGGTACTTTCGCCCAAAAACCTCTCTATCTCGTTGCTGGTGTCGTGAGGCCCTGGGTCGGGTGGGGTGATTTCATCTATGGGCCCTTCGATCCCGTTGTCGTTGCCTTGAGAGCCCGGCCGAGCTGGAGCACAGCGCGAGGTGGCAGCTCCCATTTCGAGAGACAATTCACGGTGGTTTGTCTGGCAGTGAGGAGCGTTCGGCGCCGGGAGTCTTCTATCTATCTTTACTAGTCAGCGAGTGAAATCCGGGCGCTGAGCTATTCACACaccttgatgatgacgttGTTGATGGTTTGTTAAAGACAGAGGTGAAGATATTTCGTTTGCCAACAACGTCGACTTTATACCGGGAAATCTCGGCAGTTAGCTTTCGACAAAGTTTGTTGAAGCCAGCGAGCAGGATATCGCGAGAACAACAGCAAACTTTCACGGCGTGGCTACGTGCTTCCTACTGCTGGCCCTGAAGCTTATTCAGGTTCCGCCCGAGTCGACATGATTAGAGATGATGATCGAAATAGGTAATGATATATAGAAAGCTGTCACTTGATTCAAGCCACTCCAAAAATCCCCGGACTCATGGTCATTAAGGCTGACATGTCGATTTGTAGATAACACTCCCTCTCCTGGGCACTCAACAGCATGCATCAAGGATCTCCCTCCCCATATTCCCAAGGGAGCTGTTCAGGACGTTCATCCATTGGCCAATCTGAGTGAGTACACTCGCCGGCTTGGCAGACACCTTTGCCACAAAAGTCAGGCCCCGACCCGCATTTGTTTTGAAGATTGCAGCAATCCCCCCATTCTCCACAGACACGGAGAGTATGCCGATCTTTCACCAGACCGCATATCCCATCAGTTGAGACGATGACACGGAGAAAGCAGTTACCGGCACCCTTGTAGCAGAGACTTGGAGTGCAGTCTCGTCTTGGAGTGCTTTCAGCTGTGCACCTTGAGATAGGTAGGGAAAACATACTCTCGATTACCACATGTCCAAGTTTCAGTGTTGCAACATGCTTTGTCAGTGCCAAGGCAAGTGGCATTGTTGTACAAAGGACCACACTTTCCATCATGAGCCCTCAGTGGTTCAATAACTGACTTTATTCAGCATTACTCGTCAACTTGGAGGGGGGAAGCTCTCGACTTACATCCTGTGTAACAGTATTCTGTGTAGGGCCTGATCCTCTTGCAGTCTGCCTCCAGGATCGGATTTAGGTCGTAAAAGGTACCAAGATCTATGCGATAGTCATCGGCCAGTTTTTGGCACGTCGATTCGTCAACGTGCTCATATGTTTGGCCCCAGCCCCGACAGTTGATATCTCccgcctcgagctccttcttgCGCGGCACACTGGGTGTGGCCATAGGCCGCTTGTGACGAAAAGTACCTATAGGAGTACTGGGCTCCCAAGTAGATGGTTTACATCCTCCGGTGCCGCTAGTCGTGGTTTCAACGGCCAATGACAAGGTGGGGAGAATAATGGCGAGTGTGAGTGAAAGGATAGATGGGCATTGCATGAACCTCATTTTTGTGGTTTGAGAATCCCTGAGTTTTCCTCGACTAAAGTTTGAACAAATAAAACTCAAAGCaaagagaacaaagaaatGAGGGTTCGCTGCTGCTATGAAATGGGGGGACAACCCTTCAAGTAGGGCTCGTGTAGCTGCAAAATCCTTAATATTGTGGGCTAGGCAACAACCAACAAACAGACCATTATTTGAATAAACGGGTGGAATTTTTTGTTTCGGATCGAGGCCAAAGGAACAAATCCTTGCAAAGGATCTGAGCGTGGGCCAGCCGAACAGGGGACGTAATTAGGTCAGCATCAAAAGCCTGTTGAATCCTTAGCAGGGCCACAAGCGAATAGCCCAAGCTCGAAACACGTTTTGGGCCAGGAAGCCACAAGACTCCGTTTCAACGAGGTGGCACCAAATAGAAAAATGTCAAGATTGGGATAATGATGTGGGCTTGCGGATGCTGTATTTGATAAGAAGGGCAGAGGGCGCAGAGACAGTGATTAACGGTAGTTTCACAGATAATTGTCCATCAATAGTTGAGGGTATGAGTTGTCACAATGGAGGTTGGTGTGCCATTGAATTGAGATGTATCTATGTGGAAAGTGGGTGACCATAATGCAAAGgcgagaagccaaagaaaaAGCCAATAAATGTGAATCTCTGTCCTGAACCAGTAATAATTCATTATCCAGTGGCCCTGTATCGCGACATCCCATGTTATCAGAGTCTTACTGTCGAAGACATGCTCCAGTCCGCCCTTGCCCATTGCCCTCAGTGGAAAAGGCAGTCCAAGCCCAAACAAATAACGACACAAATATCGGAGATGGTAGGGAGAACTTGAAGCACGAGAACCGCTGAGTCATCGACTGCATAGACAGCAGGTATCATGCCTATTACGACAGCATATAGAGCCTTTGGTAGGTATCGTTCCCTCCATCGAGCGGTTTGGAAAAGGACGGAGATGCAAGTCCAATGTATAAATATGGCCAAGCACAACATCGTCAATAGGGTCTCGCAGGTCAAAGCCGGGCGTAGGAGCGATGGCAGTATCATCGGCGCCTGGAGGGATGTGGAATCGCATGCCTGTCAAGGAAGATATCAGCATAGTGTCAGTCATCATGGGAAAAGAGACGTGCCGGAAACTTTGTCCAGCAGGTTCCATTGACAGAGGGTTTGCGGAAGAGCGTTGGTAGGAGGTTAGTTGTAATGGTCGAACCCAAGGCCAAAGTCGTGAGGATACTGGTTTGGAGtagaggaggccgagg
This region of Fusarium keratoplasticum isolate Fu6.1 chromosome 7, whole genome shotgun sequence genomic DNA includes:
- a CDS encoding LysM domain-containing protein, which produces MRFMQCPSILSLTLAIILPTLSLAVETTTSGTGGCKPSTWEPSTPIGTFRHKRPMATPSVPRKKELEAGDINCRGWGQTYEHVDESTCQKLADDYRIDLGTFYDLNPILEADCKRIRPYTEYCYTGFIEPLRAHDGKCGPLYNNATCLGTDKACCNTETWTCGNRERDCTPSLCYKGAGNCFLRVIVSTDGICGLVKDRHTLRVCGEWGDCCNLQNKCGSGPDFCGKGVCQAGECTHSDWPMDERPEQLPWEYGEGDP